A single Paenibacillus kribbensis DNA region contains:
- a CDS encoding putative phage tail protein, with product MGEDIQIDSLRGRELFSFLPSYYETSRVMRSDMDAKGSELDALYLAMDATVGQFFVRTATWGLERWEMELGIETDLGKPLDQRRAVVESKLRGAGTFSGQLVKNVAEAYDGGTVDVTFHPAEWGFTVKFIDTIGIPPNVDDLKAAIEEIKPAHMAVEYKLRYLTIAEVESMTLYENEHTTQDRYLGGGA from the coding sequence ATGGGAGAGGATATTCAAATCGACAGCTTGCGGGGACGCGAGCTGTTTTCCTTTTTACCGTCTTATTATGAAACCTCACGTGTGATGCGTTCCGATATGGATGCGAAAGGCAGCGAATTGGACGCCTTGTATCTCGCAATGGATGCAACGGTGGGGCAGTTTTTCGTACGCACCGCTACGTGGGGGCTGGAACGCTGGGAAATGGAGCTGGGCATCGAAACCGATCTTGGCAAGCCGTTGGATCAGCGACGTGCGGTGGTGGAGTCGAAGTTGCGAGGGGCCGGGACTTTTTCCGGTCAGCTTGTCAAAAATGTAGCTGAGGCGTATGACGGGGGAACGGTAGATGTTACTTTTCACCCTGCCGAATGGGGATTTACGGTCAAATTTATAGATACCATCGGGATTCCGCCTAATGTGGATGATCTTAAAGCAGCCATTGAGGAGATCAAACCCGCTCATATGGCGGTGGAGTACAAATTACGCTACCTGACCATTGCCGAAGTCGAGTCTATGACCCTCTATGAAAATGAACATACAACACAAGATAGATACCTAGGAGGTGGCGCATAA
- a CDS encoding baseplate J/gp47 family protein, translating to MADLPEYLVDQTEEEILNRMLEKVPSDIDKSEGSFIWDAQAPVAFMLSEAAIWAQELLRRGFASTAASDNPDFRSPELDLRTAEHGVTRREAVAASGTVTFTGTAGTTVPAGTLVATPADDVSGEASIEYATTASVTLDEQGAGTAPIRAINPGRSGNVPAGVIQVMATPISGISSVINTEETKSGTDIESDQLLLERFYAKVRNQGTSGNKAQYTQWANEIAGVGGVEVVPLWKGPGTVGLYVLDTDKRAASPDIVAAVQKYIDPTQDGQGEGLAPAGPVVTIMPANEVAINISVKVQRTKEKPSTLDEIKKLIESGVRTYLKQLAFYKEDPLVRYTRVSAVLLDIPIIIDFSELKINGQSNQNIEIGTGQVAVLGTVSVSE from the coding sequence ATGGCAGACTTGCCGGAATATTTGGTAGACCAGACGGAAGAGGAAATTTTAAATCGGATGCTGGAAAAAGTGCCTTCGGACATTGATAAGTCCGAGGGCTCTTTTATTTGGGATGCGCAGGCTCCGGTCGCATTTATGCTGTCCGAAGCGGCGATCTGGGCGCAGGAGCTGCTGCGCCGTGGATTTGCCAGCACGGCAGCCAGCGACAACCCGGATTTTCGCTCGCCGGAGCTGGATTTGCGAACAGCAGAGCATGGGGTGACACGGCGAGAAGCGGTTGCCGCCTCAGGTACAGTCACATTTACAGGCACAGCGGGAACAACCGTCCCGGCAGGAACGTTGGTAGCGACGCCGGCAGATGATGTATCCGGGGAAGCTTCTATTGAGTATGCGACCACAGCATCGGTAACGCTGGATGAACAGGGGGCAGGAACTGCGCCCATTCGGGCGATTAATCCCGGACGCAGCGGTAACGTGCCTGCGGGTGTCATCCAGGTAATGGCGACCCCGATTAGCGGGATTTCCTCCGTGATCAACACGGAGGAGACGAAAAGCGGTACAGACATTGAGAGTGATCAGCTGTTGTTGGAGCGCTTTTATGCCAAGGTGCGAAACCAGGGTACAAGCGGTAACAAGGCGCAGTATACGCAGTGGGCGAATGAAATTGCCGGAGTCGGCGGTGTAGAGGTTGTTCCACTGTGGAAAGGGCCAGGAACAGTGGGTTTATATGTGCTGGACACGGACAAACGGGCTGCCAGCCCGGATATCGTCGCTGCGGTGCAAAAATATATTGATCCAACCCAGGATGGACAAGGCGAAGGCCTGGCACCAGCGGGCCCTGTAGTAACGATCATGCCAGCGAATGAAGTAGCGATCAACATTTCAGTCAAGGTACAGCGTACCAAGGAGAAGCCATCCACGCTGGATGAAATCAAAAAACTGATCGAAAGCGGAGTACGGACTTATTTGAAGCAGCTTGCTTTTTACAAGGAAGACCCGTTGGTTCGATATACCCGGGTTTCCGCTGTTTTGCTGGACATTCCGATCATTATTGATTTCTCTGAGTTGAAAATCAATGGACAGAGCAATCAGAATATTGAGATTGGAACAGGTCAGGTGGCCGTGCTGGGGACGGTGAGTGTCAGTGAGTAA
- a CDS encoding DUF2634 domain-containing protein codes for MDVANLFPETDDMIWTDTDMTDPDVLEDNRAVFGRSWRFDFEAGEFVMSPSRKIVTTGEKEAWVQWCEKAIRTPRYRHVIYSPDYGSELEELIGNSYGHGVQESEIKRMVTEALLADARTASVDQFTFRWEGEACHFSCQITNVRDETEIVESVVI; via the coding sequence ATGGACGTGGCTAATCTATTTCCAGAAACAGATGATATGATCTGGACAGATACAGATATGACCGACCCGGATGTGCTGGAGGATAACCGTGCAGTATTTGGGCGAAGCTGGCGGTTTGATTTTGAAGCCGGGGAGTTTGTCATGAGCCCCAGTCGTAAAATTGTAACCACAGGTGAAAAAGAAGCCTGGGTACAGTGGTGTGAAAAAGCCATTCGCACTCCTCGCTACCGTCATGTGATCTATTCCCCTGACTATGGCAGCGAGCTGGAGGAGCTGATTGGCAACAGCTATGGGCACGGTGTGCAGGAAAGCGAAATTAAACGCATGGTCACAGAAGCGTTGCTGGCAGATGCCCGAACGGCCAGTGTGGATCAGTTCACATTTCGCTGGGAAGGTGAGGCATGCCATTTTAGCTGCCAGATTACGAACGTGCGGGATGAAACGGAAATTGTGGAAAGTGTGGTGATCTAA